DNA sequence from the Cyanobacteriota bacterium genome:
GACTTTTTTCGACTCTATTAGGTCGTGGATTTTTTCTTCTAAGGTGCCTGTACAAACAAATTTGTGCACTTGCACATTGCGAGTCTGTCCAATCCGAAAGGCGCGATCCGTTGCTTGATTTTCTACGGCTGGGTTCCACCAGCGGTCAACATGAAATACATGATTTGCACGGGTCAAGTTTAAGCCAGTGCCCCCCGCCTTC
Encoded proteins:
- a CDS encoding helicase-related protein, whose protein sequence is KAGGTGLNLTRANHVFHVDRWWNPAVENQATDRAFRIGQTRNVQVHKFVCTGTLEEKIHDLIESKKVLAEQVVGTGENWLTELDTDQLRELLLLDRSAVIDED